In Bdellovibrionales bacterium, the following proteins share a genomic window:
- a CDS encoding cytochrome c oxidase subunit 3 family protein yields the protein MSIAKTASEHHHAHHFESPEKEFIASKEGVWLFLATEILMFGGLFVALTIFRGLYPEIFVKGATTVDWRMGALNTVVLIFSSLTMALGIHYFQKGDRQKAIISLVVTVLCGAVFMVVKYFEYSHKLHLGLAPAKFFTNPEMANIEHIKIYFGLYYTMTGLHGAHVLIGMGLISWILYRAIAKGEFGPKYFTPVEGVGLFWHIIDLIWIFLFPLFYLT from the coding sequence ATGAGTATCGCTAAGACAGCATCTGAACACCATCACGCACATCACTTCGAATCGCCTGAAAAGGAGTTTATTGCCTCTAAGGAAGGAGTTTGGTTGTTTCTTGCCACCGAAATCCTCATGTTTGGTGGGCTCTTTGTTGCCCTCACAATTTTCCGGGGCTTGTACCCTGAGATCTTCGTTAAGGGAGCCACAACTGTGGATTGGCGAATGGGGGCCTTGAATACTGTTGTGCTCATTTTTAGTTCCCTCACAATGGCATTGGGGATTCACTATTTCCAAAAGGGTGATCGACAGAAGGCCATCATAAGTCTCGTCGTAACCGTCTTGTGTGGAGCCGTCTTCATGGTGGTGAAATATTTTGAATATTCTCATAAATTGCATTTGGGTCTGGCCCCAGCAAAATTCTTCACGAATCCGGAAATGGCCAATATTGAACATATCAAGATTTACTTTGGCTTGTACTACACCATGACGGGTCTCCACGGAGCGCACGTTTTAATTGGCATGGGACTGATCAGTTGGATTCTTTATCGGGCTATCGCAAAGGGTGAGTTTGGACCCAAATACTTTACACCCGTGGAGGGCGTGGGCCTTTTTTGGCACATTATTGATTTGATATGGATTTTTCTTTTTCCGCTATTTTATCTGACTTAA
- a CDS encoding heme A synthase — protein MIRQVLLTWTSPLSSPSLLMLRRGTFALCILILSLIALGGATRAMDAGLACPDWPLCFGQFIPDFDVRVYFEFIHRVLAGFIALMTLALSIAMHANPAIPSHIRNLSKFTLVILGVQIIMGGLTVLKLLHFGTVTAHLGLGIAFFGCLVWIYLSIQHEESNGSKRPDLNIKGLGRANLPYLLVSSIIYIQILLGGLVSSNYAGLACPDWPTCQGRWLPIFGGLVGLQITHRIGAYISIFAIFGAYYLLSKTNVPKSLLVTGRWMNGLILAQLLVGIFNVKLGIPPLVTVAHLVFAALIFAFGLRIIFESQRLSKLL, from the coding sequence ATGATCCGACAAGTTCTCTTGACCTGGACCAGTCCACTTTCTTCCCCCTCCCTCTTGATGCTCCGAAGGGGAACCTTCGCTCTTTGTATCTTAATTTTGAGTTTGATTGCCTTGGGTGGTGCCACGCGCGCCATGGACGCAGGCCTTGCCTGTCCTGATTGGCCGCTCTGTTTTGGCCAATTTATTCCTGACTTTGACGTACGAGTCTATTTTGAATTCATACATCGCGTCCTTGCTGGCTTCATTGCTTTGATGACATTGGCACTTAGCATCGCCATGCATGCCAACCCTGCTATACCAAGTCATATACGGAATTTGAGCAAATTCACCCTAGTGATCCTTGGCGTTCAAATTATCATGGGTGGACTCACTGTTCTTAAGCTCTTGCATTTCGGAACTGTCACAGCCCATCTGGGATTGGGTATCGCCTTTTTTGGGTGCTTGGTTTGGATTTATTTGTCCATTCAGCATGAGGAGTCCAATGGCAGTAAGAGGCCCGACCTGAATATCAAAGGATTGGGTCGGGCGAATCTTCCTTATCTCCTTGTTTCCTCAATCATATATATTCAAATCTTGCTGGGGGGCCTCGTGTCTTCCAATTATGCTGGCTTGGCCTGTCCCGACTGGCCAACTTGCCAAGGACGATGGCTCCCCATATTTGGAGGCCTCGTGGGATTACAGATTACTCATCGAATAGGGGCTTACATTTCCATTTTTGCAATTTTTGGAGCCTATTATTTGCTGTCTAAAACGAACGTACCCAAGTCACTGTTGGTCACCGGAAGATGGATGAATGGTCTCATTCTCGCGCAGTTGCTTGTGGGAATTTTCAATGTGAAACTAGGGATTCCACCACTCGTCACAGTAGCACACCTTGTCTTTGCTGCGCTTATTTTTGCGTTCGGACTCAGAATTATCTTTGAATCTCAGCGTCTTTCGAAATTGCTTTGA
- a CDS encoding protoheme IX farnesyltransferase, whose amino-acid sequence MLIFLKRLVKFNLIPFVVLTAVAGYWLGFRIEYSFEWNHFLGLVFGVTLISAGSFALNQVQEYQLDRLMPRTQARPIAAGELTPQQGLFVSVSLMSCGSLILFWIQPLSALLGLLTIFCYNGLYTVVWKPRWIFAAIPGAIPGAMPVVIGYSANSPQIFTRECVYAFLVMFMWQMPHFWALALKYKEDYRKGNIPTLPVAMSDSRTLYFIGIYMLVYVALAVISPWMIDSGWLYLLIVLPFSIKVLLEFVKFFRAKGKTGWLSFFLWTNFSMLAFLFVPILDRWLEIFLEMRNQ is encoded by the coding sequence GTGCTTATTTTTTTAAAGCGCCTAGTGAAATTCAATTTGATCCCGTTTGTCGTGCTCACTGCCGTGGCCGGCTACTGGCTTGGTTTTAGAATCGAATACAGTTTTGAATGGAACCATTTTTTGGGCCTTGTTTTTGGAGTCACGTTGATCAGTGCAGGTAGTTTTGCCCTCAACCAGGTGCAGGAATATCAACTGGACAGGTTGATGCCAAGAACTCAAGCGCGGCCGATTGCTGCTGGCGAATTGACTCCCCAGCAAGGTCTTTTTGTCTCTGTGTCTTTGATGAGCTGTGGGAGTCTTATTTTATTTTGGATACAGCCTCTGTCCGCACTTCTGGGATTGTTGACAATTTTTTGTTACAATGGACTCTACACCGTAGTCTGGAAACCGCGCTGGATTTTTGCTGCCATTCCGGGCGCCATTCCGGGTGCCATGCCAGTGGTGATTGGATATTCCGCCAATAGCCCTCAAATCTTTACTCGTGAATGTGTCTATGCATTTCTCGTCATGTTTATGTGGCAAATGCCACATTTTTGGGCGCTTGCTTTGAAATACAAAGAGGACTATCGAAAAGGAAATATACCCACTCTCCCTGTTGCGATGTCCGACTCTCGCACTCTCTATTTTATTGGAATATACATGCTCGTTTATGTTGCGCTCGCAGTGATCTCTCCGTGGATGATAGATTCGGGTTGGCTCTATCTTCTGATCGTTCTCCCGTTCTCGATTAAGGTTCTTTTGGAATTTGTGAAATTCTTTCGTGCAAAAGGAAAAACGGGTTGGCTCTCCTTTTTTCTGTGGACCAACTTCAGTATGTTGGCTTTTTTGTTTGTTCCCATCCTAGATAGATGGTTGGAGATTTTTCTTGAAATGAGGAACCAATGA
- a CDS encoding DUF1499 domain-containing protein: MAFFLPPINDITTDSISPPRYEYLSTKFSNLNWAYRPENFVVQKAKYPEIKPLIIENCLPPEVFAQVSQIASAQSDWTVVNINSKERRLEATVTTLLLRFKDDVVIEIRPVPPGGSEVQMRSKSRVGRSDFGANSKRIARFFSLIEKHFKL, translated from the coding sequence TTGGCATTTTTCTTACCCCCTATCAACGATATTACCACTGACTCGATTTCTCCACCTCGCTATGAATATCTATCTACTAAATTTTCAAATCTGAACTGGGCCTACAGACCCGAAAACTTCGTGGTCCAAAAAGCCAAATATCCAGAGATTAAGCCCTTAATCATTGAGAACTGTTTGCCGCCAGAGGTCTTTGCGCAGGTTTCTCAAATTGCGAGCGCCCAGAGTGATTGGACGGTTGTAAATATCAATTCAAAGGAGAGACGACTTGAGGCCACTGTGACCACACTTCTTTTGCGCTTTAAGGATGACGTGGTAATAGAAATCAGACCGGTACCTCCCGGAGGTTCCGAAGTTCAAATGCGCTCTAAATCCCGGGTTGGTCGTTCAGATTTTGGTGCCAACTCCAAACGCATAGCTCGATTCTTTTCTTTGATAGAGAAGCATTTTAAGCTTTAG
- a CDS encoding cytochrome C oxidase subunit IV family protein, which yields MEHENHDTSHHIIPSQVYFKTFAALITLTLLTVLLSPTVMGEAVHFGKLNIVLAMAVASTKATLVVLFFMGLKYDGKMNRLIFGSGIFFLVVLYGFSIFDILTRFDQSPK from the coding sequence ATGGAACACGAAAACCACGATACTTCACACCACATTATTCCCAGTCAGGTTTATTTTAAGACCTTTGCGGCCCTCATCACTTTAACTTTGCTGACTGTGCTCCTCTCACCAACGGTCATGGGTGAGGCCGTTCATTTCGGTAAACTTAACATCGTTCTTGCGATGGCTGTCGCAAGCACAAAGGCCACCTTGGTCGTCTTGTTTTTTATGGGATTAAAGTATGATGGCAAGATGAACAGACTTATTTTTGGATCGGGTATTTTCTTTTTGGTCGTATTGTATGGCTTCTCGATTTTTGATATCTTGACTCGTTTTGACCAGTCACCTAAGTAG
- a CDS encoding SCO family protein — MRVFIFSILLFVQSAGANHQGQAPKEHANVKAAQTEGIGIKEKLGAHLDLSLSFQDENGATVPLSRYFDGKIPVVLNFVYYGCPNLCNFFLNGFFEVLKLSKWTPGKEFRVVTISIDPNESPELAAEKKQSHLKQLTRPEAESGLHFLVGSAENTRRLAEQAGFGYRFEKSTGEWAHASAAIIVTPQGEISRYLHGIAFSENTFRLSLVEAAKGKIGSLTEQVMLFCFKFDPNAGKYSFYAYNLVRIAAILTILALAAVLIPAWRKNWKHQGAS; from the coding sequence GTGCGGGTTTTTATTTTTTCAATTCTTTTATTTGTTCAGTCAGCAGGGGCGAACCACCAAGGCCAGGCACCCAAAGAACATGCAAATGTAAAAGCTGCTCAGACGGAAGGTATCGGAATAAAGGAAAAATTAGGCGCACATCTCGATCTTTCTCTGAGCTTCCAAGATGAAAATGGCGCCACAGTTCCTCTTTCAAGGTACTTTGATGGAAAAATTCCTGTGGTATTAAATTTTGTTTACTACGGCTGCCCCAACCTTTGTAATTTCTTTTTAAATGGTTTTTTTGAGGTTTTAAAATTGAGCAAATGGACTCCAGGCAAAGAGTTTCGAGTTGTAACGATCAGCATTGATCCAAATGAATCCCCTGAATTGGCCGCTGAGAAAAAGCAAAGCCATCTGAAGCAACTCACAAGGCCCGAGGCAGAGTCTGGGCTTCATTTTCTTGTGGGTAGCGCTGAGAATACCCGGCGTTTGGCTGAACAAGCTGGATTCGGATATCGATTCGAAAAGTCTACGGGAGAGTGGGCTCACGCCTCTGCCGCAATTATTGTAACGCCACAAGGGGAAATATCGAGATATCTTCATGGCATTGCTTTTTCAGAGAACACTTTTCGTTTGTCTTTGGTAGAAGCAGCTAAGGGCAAGATTGGATCACTGACAGAGCAGGTCATGCTTTTCTGTTTTAAGTTTGACCCAAATGCGGGTAAATATTCTTTCTATGCATACAATTTAGTGAGAATTGCTGCGATCTTGACCATACTTGCCCTGGCAGCGGTCTTGATTCCAGCGTGGCGTAAAAACTGGAAGCACCAAGGAGCAAGCTGA
- a CDS encoding CsgG/HfaB family protein, with translation MRLSSIVFSGTFSAIFGAILMSCATESHQAVKVEQSASANTASSYQGERHPVVVGKFDNRSGFMRGVFSDGPDRLSSQAKTVLIAHLQRTGRFSVLDRDNMEENSGEAKLSGKKQKIKGADFTITGDVAEFGRKEIGDRQLFGIVGSGKKQAAYSKITLNVVDVATSEVVFSASGSGEYTLSNREVFGFGGTAAYDSTLNGKVLDLAMREAVDRLVEGLEQKKWTVTK, from the coding sequence ATGCGTCTGTCATCTATTGTATTTTCAGGTACTTTTTCGGCAATTTTTGGGGCCATTTTGATGAGTTGCGCTACAGAATCTCATCAAGCAGTGAAAGTCGAGCAGTCTGCATCTGCCAACACAGCCTCCAGTTATCAGGGCGAAAGGCATCCTGTTGTCGTGGGTAAATTTGATAATCGATCAGGTTTTATGAGAGGGGTTTTCAGCGATGGACCAGATCGTCTTTCAAGTCAGGCCAAAACAGTTTTGATTGCGCACCTACAGCGCACTGGACGCTTTAGTGTTCTTGATCGTGACAATATGGAAGAAAATTCTGGTGAAGCAAAGCTCTCCGGAAAAAAGCAAAAAATAAAGGGAGCAGATTTTACCATCACGGGTGACGTAGCGGAGTTTGGTCGCAAAGAGATCGGCGATCGCCAACTGTTTGGAATCGTAGGCAGTGGTAAAAAGCAAGCAGCATATTCGAAAATCACTTTGAATGTGGTGGATGTGGCTACTTCAGAGGTCGTGTTTTCAGCTTCAGGTTCTGGTGAATATACTCTCAGCAATAGGGAGGTATTTGGTTTTGGCGGAACTGCTGCCTATGACTCCACCCTCAATGGAAAGGTGTTAGATCTTGCTATGCGTGAAGCTGTCGATCGTCTGGTTGAAGGTCTTGAACAGAAGAAATGGACCGTAACAAAATAG
- the coxB gene encoding cytochrome c oxidase subunit II, which produces MRSFLPPQASTFAGQWDLLYDSLLLVSFLGGAILIVAMLYFIVKYRRRTETDKTAYISHNYHLEFLWTFIPLLVFLGVFAWGAYVYYLQRQVPENAMEIGVTGWQWRWDFQYKSGKKTTNELVVPINTPVKLVMTSGDVIHSLFIPSFRTKQDAVPGMYTMLWFEANQLGTFQIFCTEFCGLQHSNMLAKLKVLPLNEFNEWLSLSGAGQEKSNSSPAERGSALYQAKACSACHSLDGKTVIGPSFKGVFGKTEVLSDGNSTLVDENYIRESLLNPNAKVVKGFTPGQMPPFQGQLTDDEITDLIEFIKTVK; this is translated from the coding sequence ATGAGATCCTTTTTGCCACCGCAGGCCTCGACCTTTGCCGGTCAATGGGACCTGCTCTACGATAGTCTACTGTTAGTGAGCTTTTTGGGCGGGGCGATTTTGATCGTGGCAATGCTCTATTTCATTGTCAAATACCGGCGCCGAACCGAGACGGACAAGACGGCATACATCAGCCATAATTACCATTTGGAGTTTCTTTGGACCTTCATCCCCTTGCTGGTTTTTTTAGGCGTTTTCGCCTGGGGTGCCTATGTCTATTATCTCCAACGACAGGTTCCAGAAAACGCGATGGAAATTGGCGTGACAGGATGGCAGTGGCGCTGGGATTTTCAGTACAAATCGGGAAAGAAAACGACGAACGAATTGGTCGTTCCCATCAACACGCCCGTCAAGCTTGTCATGACAAGTGGAGACGTCATTCATAGTTTATTTATTCCATCCTTCAGAACCAAGCAGGATGCAGTACCCGGCATGTACACGATGCTTTGGTTCGAGGCGAATCAACTCGGAACATTTCAGATCTTTTGCACTGAGTTTTGTGGTCTCCAGCATTCAAATATGCTAGCCAAGCTGAAGGTACTTCCCCTAAATGAATTCAATGAATGGCTCTCGCTTTCAGGCGCTGGTCAGGAAAAATCAAATAGCAGCCCAGCTGAGAGAGGAAGCGCCTTATATCAGGCAAAGGCCTGCAGCGCATGTCACAGCCTTGACGGAAAAACTGTCATTGGCCCAAGCTTCAAAGGAGTTTTTGGAAAAACTGAGGTGTTATCGGATGGCAATAGCACACTTGTTGATGAAAATTATATTCGTGAATCCTTATTGAATCCGAACGCCAAGGTGGTCAAAGGATTTACTCCTGGGCAGATGCCACCCTTCCAAGGGCAATTGACAGATGACGAGATAACGGACCTAATCGAATTTATCAAGACAGTGAAGTAA
- a CDS encoding two pore domain potassium channel family protein, producing MWNFSKSFVLSLGRPVFIYLASLSITLQIGFAAAFYFIEVDRNPGVLTFFDSFYYTVTVMTGVGLGDIASVTTAGRVVSLFMMLTGTVIFVCFTGVLAASILQIESEHIRKNGRITK from the coding sequence ATGTGGAATTTCAGTAAATCCTTTGTTCTGAGTCTAGGAAGGCCTGTTTTTATCTATCTGGCGAGTCTTTCGATAACACTTCAAATTGGCTTTGCCGCTGCTTTCTATTTTATCGAAGTTGACAGGAATCCAGGCGTTTTAACATTTTTTGATTCGTTCTATTATACGGTGACTGTCATGACGGGTGTAGGCTTGGGCGATATCGCTTCAGTCACAACCGCAGGTCGAGTTGTTTCCTTATTTATGATGTTAACAGGAACAGTTATTTTCGTATGCTTTACGGGGGTTCTCGCAGCCTCAATTTTACAAATTGAATCTGAGCACATCCGTAAAAATGGTCGGATCACGAAGTAA
- a CDS encoding cytochrome c, translating into MSEDKSGAFFLCAGLGVSLVFFGYILFIQKLPHPDVPGSDPAKSQKNEASSPVPENIWVATPELIVKGKALYETYCSVCHGDKGTGEGPGGMSLNPKPRNFTSTANWKNGPSPFSILKTLKKGIPDSAMVAFDLPEIDQWALVHYVRELAGPAVATLPTQSEIDDFKAGK; encoded by the coding sequence ATGAGTGAAGACAAAAGTGGGGCCTTTTTTTTGTGTGCAGGACTTGGTGTCTCTCTCGTTTTTTTTGGGTACATTCTTTTCATTCAAAAACTGCCACATCCTGACGTGCCCGGCAGCGATCCTGCAAAATCTCAAAAAAATGAAGCGTCTTCTCCTGTGCCTGAAAATATTTGGGTGGCAACACCTGAGCTCATCGTGAAGGGAAAAGCCCTTTATGAAACCTATTGCAGCGTCTGTCACGGCGACAAGGGAACAGGGGAAGGCCCAGGAGGGATGAGTCTCAATCCAAAACCTCGAAACTTTACTTCGACTGCAAACTGGAAAAATGGACCAAGCCCGTTTTCCATCCTGAAGACCCTTAAAAAGGGAATCCCAGATTCTGCGATGGTGGCCTTTGATCTTCCCGAAATTGACCAATGGGCTCTCGTTCACTATGTAAGAGAATTGGCTGGACCTGCAGTTGCAACTCTTCCCACACAAAGCGAAATCGATGATTTCAAGGCAGGAAAATAA
- a CDS encoding DUF4810 domain-containing protein, translating into MLSSLRISLFLIVTTFVCGCASHSIYYWGDYEELIYSQYHEPGKAMPEYQIEKMQADIQRAKSNSKPLPPGFYAHLGYQYLQLGKASEARQCFETEKGNFPESAVLMDRFLKKLK; encoded by the coding sequence TTGCTCTCCTCTCTGAGGATTTCATTATTTCTAATCGTGACTACTTTTGTATGTGGGTGCGCGAGCCATTCAATTTATTATTGGGGCGATTATGAGGAGCTCATCTACTCCCAATATCATGAACCGGGCAAAGCAATGCCAGAATATCAGATTGAAAAAATGCAGGCTGATATTCAAAGGGCAAAAAGCAACAGCAAGCCCCTACCACCAGGATTTTACGCTCATTTGGGCTATCAATATTTACAGCTAGGAAAAGCAAGTGAGGCTCGACAGTGTTTTGAAACAGAGAAGGGAAACTTTCCTGAGTCGGCGGTGCTGATGGATCGGTTTTTGAAAAAATTGAAGTAG
- a CDS encoding queuosine precursor transporter, giving the protein MKIESRRDIVFLILTGFFITNAILAEVIGVKLILFPLDLPLIGKPAASIGVILWPIVFLSTDLINEYFGRDGVRRLTLMTILLISYSFVILFLAIQIPAASFSPVQDDAFQKVFGQSLWIIIGSLVAFAISQLIDVSVFWFFRQRTDGKMLWLRATGSTVISQFVDSFVIIAIAFWLPGKIETNDFLRIVATNYSYKLLIAIGLTPFIYLLHNIIDGYLGYSESSQLIETAATNSLLESSPNHSMKN; this is encoded by the coding sequence ATGAAAATTGAATCTCGCCGCGATATTGTCTTTCTTATTCTGACTGGATTTTTTATCACAAATGCTATTTTGGCAGAGGTCATTGGAGTTAAGCTGATTCTTTTTCCTCTGGATCTTCCACTGATTGGCAAGCCCGCAGCCAGTATTGGCGTCATCTTGTGGCCAATTGTATTTCTCTCAACAGACCTTATCAATGAGTACTTTGGACGAGATGGAGTTCGGCGTCTGACCTTGATGACAATTCTTTTGATTTCTTACTCATTTGTTATTTTGTTCCTTGCCATACAAATTCCTGCTGCCTCTTTTTCACCAGTTCAGGATGATGCCTTTCAGAAAGTATTTGGACAGTCCCTTTGGATCATTATTGGAAGCCTGGTGGCTTTTGCCATTTCACAACTGATAGATGTCAGCGTATTTTGGTTTTTTCGCCAAAGAACAGATGGAAAAATGCTCTGGCTGCGGGCAACTGGATCCACTGTGATCTCTCAGTTCGTCGATAGTTTTGTCATCATTGCGATCGCTTTTTGGCTTCCCGGTAAAATAGAAACCAATGATTTTCTTCGCATCGTCGCGACTAATTATTCTTACAAACTCCTCATTGCCATCGGTTTGACACCTTTTATTTATCTATTGCACAATATCATTGATGGCTATCTGGGATATTCGGAGTCTTCACAGCTCATTGAGACAGCGGCCACGAATTCACTTCTTGAATCATCACCAAATCACTCGATGAAGAATTAA
- a CDS encoding DUF799 family lipoprotein produces the protein MKYQRSFKALSQAGFNIRVLFNIGVLFSVIGILLVLAGCASHTPYNYEKFRAAKPRSILILPPTNQSTDIQGTYSYLSTVTMPVAEKGYYVYPVALIDQMMKENGLPSANEMHQASLKKIREIISPDAVLYLNLEQYGTKFVLLSSQTTVTVSGKLISAKSGEVLWEGRATATESSSSGGGGLADMLVNAVVSQVVSSSSDHAHEVSEQASHVLFWSNSQGLLNGPYKARPNE, from the coding sequence ATGAAGTATCAAAGAAGTTTTAAAGCACTTTCGCAGGCGGGGTTCAATATAAGGGTATTGTTCAACATAGGGGTATTATTTTCGGTCATCGGGATTCTTCTTGTTCTTGCTGGCTGTGCAAGCCACACTCCTTATAACTATGAAAAATTTCGAGCGGCCAAGCCTCGCTCGATTCTCATATTGCCTCCTACCAATCAGAGCACAGATATTCAGGGAACTTATAGTTATCTATCAACGGTTACGATGCCAGTGGCTGAAAAGGGATACTACGTCTATCCTGTCGCTCTAATCGATCAGATGATGAAGGAAAATGGCCTTCCGTCTGCGAATGAAATGCATCAGGCTTCACTGAAAAAAATTCGAGAAATTATCAGTCCTGATGCTGTTCTTTACCTGAATTTAGAGCAGTATGGTACAAAGTTTGTTTTATTGAGTAGTCAAACGACTGTGACTGTGTCGGGCAAGCTTATTTCCGCTAAGTCAGGCGAAGTTCTTTGGGAAGGTCGCGCGACTGCAACTGAGTCCTCTTCATCGGGTGGAGGAGGACTAGCTGACATGCTCGTAAACGCGGTTGTTAGTCAGGTCGTCAGTTCAAGCAGTGATCATGCACATGAGGTATCTGAACAAGCGAGCCACGTGCTTTTTTGGAGCAATAGCCAAGGACTCTTAAATGGTCCCTACAAAGCAAGACCAAATGAATAG
- a CDS encoding DUF4087 domain-containing protein — protein sequence MRNLIMVSLLAFFASSALGETRCGWIDNPTPGNFWLTDKDGEWIIGVQGGYQAEGIEAIEFPPDTQYVNMNGNYGYFCGCISGQSDRETMRILSISKSKAKLLKDCLKDENVPKPK from the coding sequence ATGAGAAACTTAATCATGGTATCCTTGCTTGCTTTTTTTGCCAGTTCGGCCTTAGGCGAAACAAGATGTGGTTGGATTGACAACCCGACCCCAGGAAACTTTTGGCTCACTGACAAAGATGGGGAGTGGATTATTGGTGTGCAGGGCGGATATCAGGCAGAGGGCATTGAGGCCATTGAATTTCCTCCTGATACTCAGTATGTAAATATGAACGGTAATTACGGATATTTCTGTGGATGCATCTCCGGTCAAAGCGATAGAGAGACAATGAGAATCCTCAGCATCAGTAAATCAAAGGCAAAGCTCCTAAAGGACTGCTTAAAAGACGAGAATGTTCCAAAGCCAAAATAA
- a CDS encoding response regulator transcription factor, translating into MNLLLVEDDPVLARGIQINLETEGYQVFLANSLRTAFATNENEKLSLVLLDLGLGDGSGIEFLIKVRESQSRLPIIILTAKTDEDSVVEALQRGANDYMKKPFGNKELIARIKAVLREPQMRETQTRFGELLLLIDQRIVMHKGKPVEMNRREFDILLLLVQRANTIVSRENILQLLDKDGEIFDRTIDSHVSHLRSKFRSSEIADLKISSVYGVGYRLERV; encoded by the coding sequence GTGAATTTACTATTGGTCGAAGACGACCCCGTTCTCGCACGGGGAATTCAAATAAATCTAGAAACTGAAGGGTACCAAGTTTTTCTGGCAAATAGCCTCAGAACAGCTTTTGCCACTAACGAAAATGAGAAACTTTCGTTGGTTCTTCTGGACCTCGGTCTCGGTGACGGAAGCGGAATAGAGTTTTTAATCAAAGTAAGGGAGTCCCAGTCCCGCCTTCCAATTATCATCTTAACAGCCAAGACTGATGAGGACAGTGTCGTTGAGGCTCTTCAGAGGGGAGCCAATGATTATATGAAGAAGCCATTTGGAAACAAGGAGCTAATTGCAAGAATAAAAGCAGTGCTTCGAGAGCCGCAAATGAGAGAAACTCAAACTAGATTTGGAGAACTTCTCCTTCTTATCGACCAAAGAATCGTCATGCACAAAGGAAAGCCCGTCGAAATGAATCGCCGGGAATTTGATATCCTGCTTCTTTTGGTTCAAAGGGCAAACACAATTGTATCTCGAGAGAATATTCTGCAACTCCTTGATAAGGATGGTGAAATCTTCGACCGGACAATTGATTCGCATGTGAGCCACCTGAGGTCAAAATTTCGAAGTTCGGAAATCGCTGACTTGAAAATTTCCTCGGTCTATGGCGTCGGTTATCGGCTGGAGAGGGTGTGA